The following proteins come from a genomic window of Phnomibacter ginsenosidimutans:
- a CDS encoding FecR family protein: MPTPAHIEALIEKYLQGTASPEEVAELNNWYRSFDDSEAEIPLASAADLAGLEARLQQKILQTTGYHTTSNRKRSRPWVAAAAAVLLMGLMGTAYYLFFAQQQPVAPPAVAVQPKPAPVQIVPGGNKAILTLADGSTIVLDSASNGVLSQQGNIAVEKLDNGLLAYHINGKIITENDEAFYNTISTPKGGQYQVTLSDGTKVWLNAASSIRFPVVFTGAMREVTITGETYFEVTKNEHQPFIVQAGNSRVEVLGTHFNINAYDDEASVKTTLLEGKVKVSVAGQTAEQASRYLSPGQQSNVGKNGQLRIVDNADTEEAVAWKNGRFQFKSADLKTILRQMARWYNVEVEYRGNVDLHFTGQLTRNEEVERVFQLLELTGEVHFRTEGRKIIVTR, from the coding sequence AATTCCGCTGGCTTCTGCAGCCGATTTGGCCGGGTTAGAAGCCCGGTTACAACAAAAAATTTTACAGACAACAGGTTATCATACCACAAGCAATCGAAAGCGCAGCCGCCCTTGGGTGGCTGCCGCTGCTGCGGTGCTGCTCATGGGGTTGATGGGCACGGCCTATTATCTGTTTTTTGCCCAACAACAACCTGTGGCCCCACCAGCAGTAGCCGTACAGCCCAAGCCGGCGCCGGTGCAAATTGTACCCGGCGGCAACAAAGCTATTTTGACACTGGCCGATGGCAGCACCATCGTATTGGATAGTGCATCGAACGGGGTGTTGAGCCAGCAGGGCAATATTGCCGTAGAAAAGTTAGACAACGGTTTGCTGGCCTATCACATCAATGGCAAAATCATTACTGAAAACGACGAAGCTTTTTACAATACCATTAGCACACCCAAGGGCGGTCAGTATCAGGTAACGCTGTCTGACGGCACCAAAGTGTGGCTCAATGCAGCGTCTTCTATCCGTTTTCCGGTGGTATTTACTGGTGCCATGCGGGAAGTAACCATTACTGGTGAAACCTATTTCGAAGTCACCAAAAATGAACATCAGCCCTTTATTGTGCAGGCCGGTAATAGCAGGGTAGAAGTGTTGGGAACGCATTTCAACATCAATGCGTATGATGATGAAGCGAGTGTAAAAACCACGCTGCTGGAAGGTAAAGTAAAAGTGAGTGTGGCGGGGCAAACTGCAGAGCAGGCCAGCCGCTACCTGAGCCCGGGCCAGCAATCAAATGTGGGTAAAAACGGACAGCTCCGTATTGTAGACAATGCCGATACCGAAGAAGCTGTAGCATGGAAAAATGGCCGGTTCCAGTTTAAAAGCGCCGACCTCAAAACCATTCTGCGGCAAATGGCCCGCTGGTACAATGTGGAAGTAGAATACCGGGGCAATGTGGATTTGCATTTTACAGGGCAGCTCACCCGCAACGAAGAAGTGGAGCGGGTTTTCCAACTGTTGGAGCTGACCGGCGAAGTGCATTTCCGTACAGAAGGAAGAAAAATAATCGTGACCCGCTAA